ACCAGCCCCGGCCGCGGCCGGATGCCGGCGGTAGAAGCGATATTGACGAACACGCCGCCGCCGCGCTGGCGGAAATGCGGGATAAACGCGCGCGCCGACCAGTAGATGCTCTTCACATTGACGGCATAGACGCGGTCGAACTCGTCTTCGGTGATTTCCAGGATGGGCTTGTTGCGATGGGTGGTGCCGGCGTTGTTGACGACGATGTTCACGTCGCCGAAGACGGAAAGGGCGGCGTCGCGCATGGCCTCGGTGTCGGCTTCGCGCGAGACATCGGCGCGCACCGCGCGGGCGCGGCCGCCGGCGTCGCGGATCGCCGCGGCGACACGCTCGGCGGCATCCTCGCGCAGGTCGGCCACCACCACGTTGGCGCCTTCGCGGGCGAAGGTGTGGGCAATGCCTTCGCCGAAGCCGGAACCGCCGCCGGTGACGATCGCTACCTTGTTGGCCAGTCTCATGGCTTGTCTCCTCAGTATCTTGGTGATGTTCGGTGCAAGGCGGGGCTAGTGCGAAAACGGCCCGCGCCCCCTCAGGGCATTCGCCACCATCATCAGCGCCAGCAGGAACGGCAGCGCGACATACAGGCACCAGTGCACGCGGTCGCCGACCACGTCGCCCCACTTGCGCTTGAACACCTGCAGCCGCGGCATGCCGGAAGGATTGGTGGCGCGCTTGTTCCGCACATGCCAGGCCATCCAGAAAAAGAAGATGGCAAAGGCGACCGACAGGAAATTAATGTTACCCATGTTGAATGGCGATGGTTTTCAGGGTGGTGAATCCGTACAGGGCCTCGAAGCCCTTTTCGCGGCCGTAGCCGGACTGGCCGCTGCCGCCGAAGGGCAGCTCCACGCCGCCGCCGGCGCCGTAGTTGTTGATAAAGACCTGGCCCGCGCGCAGCTTGTGCGCCAGGCGCAGCTGGCGCCCGCCGTCGCGGGTCCAGACCCCGGCGACCAGCCCGTAGGGCGTGCCGTTGGCCAGCGCGATGGCTTCGGCCTCGGTGTCGAAGGGCATGGCCGCCAGCAGCGGGCCGAACACTTCTTCCTGCGCCAGCCGGTGCGCGGGCGGCACGTCGCGGAACAGCATCGGCACCTGGTAGTAGCCGGCCTCGGGCGCCTCGCCCACGATCTGGCCCTGCGCCATCACCGCCACGCCGGCGTGCTGCGCATCCGAGACGAAGTCCCACACGCGCTGCTGCTGCTTGCGGCTGATCAGCGGCCCGCATTCGAGGTCCAGTTCCGACGGGCCCACGCGCAGCGATTCGAACACCGAAGCCAGCCGGTCGAGCAGCAGGTCGTAGACCGGGCGCTCCACCAGCAGGCGGCTGCCGGCCGAGCAGGTCTGGCCGGCGTTCTGCACGATGCCGTTGACCACCACGGGTACCAGCGCGTCCAGGTCGGCATCGGCGAATACGATCTGCGGCGACTTGCCGCCCAGCTCGAGCGTGACCGGCACGTGGTTCTCGGCGGCCAGTTGCGATACCAGCTTGCCGGTCTGGGGCGAGCCGGTGAACGAGATGTGTTGAATGCCGGGGTGGCGCGCCAGCGCTGCGCCGGCCTCGTGGCCGTAGCCGGTGATGATGTTGAGCGCGCCTTCGGGCAGGCCGGCCTCGGCGGCGATCTCCGCCACGCGCAGTAGCGACAGGCAGGCATCCTCGGCCGGCTTGACCACGCACGCGTTGCCGGCGGCCAGCGCCGCGCCGACGCTGCGCCCGAAGATCTGCAGCGGGTAGTTCCACGGGATGATGTGGCCGGTCACGCCGTGCGGCTCCCGCACCGTCAGCACGGTGTAGCCCGGGTTGTAGGGGATGGTCTGTCCGTGCAGCTTGTCGACCGCACCGGCGTAGAACTCGAAGTAGCGCGCGACCGCGCGGGCATCGGCACGCGCCTGGCGCAGCGGCTTGCCGGTGTCGCGCGCCTCGAGCGCGGCCAGTTCCTCTTCGTGGGCGATCAGCGCCACGGCGACGCGGTTGAGCAGGCGCACCCGCTCGGCCGGGGCCATCTGGCCCCAGGCACCGTCGGCGGCCTGGCGCGCCGCATGGACGGCGACGTTGATATCGGTGGCGTTGCCGCGCGCGATCTCGGCGAACGGCTCGCCGTTGGACGGATCGAACACCTTGATGCGCAGGCCGTTGTCGGGCGCGATCAGGCGGTTGGCGACGAAGTGCTGGGCGTGCATGGGTGGCTCCGGGGCAACAGGGTGCAACAAGAGAAGGCTGGGCAGCGGGGGCGCTGCGCTATTCAGCGACGGCTGAAGAATGCGCCATTATCGCCGACGCCGGCGTCGCTGCAACGCGTTGCAGCGGGCCTGCGAAGTCAGAACGGGCGGCGGCTTGTCAGCAACCGGTCAGGCATGAGCCGCTATAATGCCCGCCATCCAACACACACCGCACGCATCTGGAGAACCGCATGAGCTTCAATCTCGTATCCCCGGGCAAGGACATCCCCAACGATTTCAACGTCATCATCGAGATCTCGGCCCAGAGCGATCCGGTGAAGTACGAGGCCGACAAGGAAACCGGCCTGCTGTTCGTCGACCGCTTCATCGGTACCGGCATGCGCTACCCGGCCAACTACGGCTACATCCCGCAGACGCTGTCGGGCGACGGCGACCCGGTGGACGTGCTGGTGCTGTCGCCGTTCCCGATCCTGGCCGGCGCCGTGGTGCGGTGCCGTGCACTCGGCATGCTGAAGATGACCGACGAGTCCGGCGTGGACGCCAAGCTGGTCGCCGTTCCGGTCGACAAGCTGTCGCCGGCCACCGCCTACATGAAGGGCCTTTCCGACGTGCCGCAAAACCTGCTCGACCAGATCAAGCACTTCTTTGAGCACTACAAGGCACTGGAGGCCGGCAAGTGGGTCAAGGTGGAAGGCTGGGCCGGCATCGAGGAAGCCCACAAGGAAATCACCGACGGCGTCGCCAACTACAAGAAGTAAGCTGAACCGTCGCTGAACCGATCTGCAGCAGCCCCGCTTAGGCGGGGTTTTTTATTGCCGCGCGCTTGATACACGTTAGGACCCGGCCAGGCGGCGTGCGCTACGCTGTGCGGGTAATGACAACAGGAGTCCTTATGCATCCCGTCACCGAAATCCAGGCTTCGCCGCAGACGCTGCCGTCGTTGCGCCGCTATGACAGGCTGGCGGTGTCGTTCCATTGGGCGGTGTTCGTGCTGGTGGCGCTGGCCTATGCCGCGATCGAACTGAAGGGCAGCTTCGCCAAAGGCACGCCGCCACGCGCGCTCGCCATGGCGGTGCATGAATGGGCCGGCGCGCTGGTGCTGGTGCTGGCCGTGCCGCGCCTGCTGTGGCGCCTGCTGCGCGGCGCGCCCGCGCCGGAGCCGGGCGCACGCTGGATGCAACGCGCCGGCGCAGCCATGCACTGGGTGCTGTACCTGTTTATCCTGGCGCAGCCGCTGCTGGGCCTGCTGGCGATGAATGCCGGCGGCCATCTGCTGGCGTTGCCTGCACTGGGGATCGAAGTGCCCGCGCTGGTCGCGCCCGACCCGGCGCTGAAGGACAGCGTGAAGGAAATCCACGAAACCCTGGGCACCGCGTTCTACCTGGTCATTGGCCTGCACGCGATGGCGGCGCTGTTCCACCACTACATGCTGGGCGACGGCACGCTGCGGCGCATGTGGCGCTGAGCGACGCAGGCGTCAGGCACGCGCGAACGGGTTGCGTTCGCCCAGCTCGTCCAGGTAGGCGTCGATGCCCTGGCGCTCGCGCGCCAGGAAGCGCTCGACGGCATCGGCGAATGCCGGGTGCGCCAGCCAGTGGGCCGAGCGCGTGGGCACCGGCAGGAAGCCGCGCGCCATCTTGTGCTCGCCCTGTGCGCCGCCCTCGAAGGTGCCGATGCCGTGCTCGATGCAGAACTCGAGCGGCTGGTAATACGCGGTCTCGAAATGCAGGCACGGGTGGTATTCCAGCGCGCCCCAGTAGCGCCCGTAAAGCGTGCTGACCTCGGGCGCCGCGTCGTAGACCACCAGCGAACTGGCGATGGGCTGGCCGGCGCGCTCGGCGATCACCAGCAGCAGGTGCTGCGGCATGGCGGCGCCGATGCGGCGGAAGAAGTCCAGGTTCAGGTAGGGCGTGGAATGGTGCTCGCGGTAGGTCTGGCGATAGCAGCGGTTGAAGAACTTCCACGCCGCGTCGTCGATCTCGGCGCCGCGCAGGCGGCGGAAGGTGATGCCGGCCTGCGCCACCTGGCGGCGCTCGGCGCGGATGTTCTTGCGCTTCTTCTGCGACAGCGTGGCGAGAAAGTCGTCGAAGCTGCCGTAGCCGTCGTTGGTCCAGTGGAACTGCACGCCGTGCCGCATCAGCATGCCGGCCTGCTCCATCAGCGCGGCCTCGGCCTCGTCCGGAAACAGGATGTGCAGCGACGACATCTGGCTCTCGGCGGCCAGCGCCAGCGCCACCTGCAGCAGCAGCCGGCGCGCATGGGCGTCTTCGGCCAGCAGCCGCGCGCCGCGTACCGGGGTGAACGGGATCGCCGCCAGCCACTTGGGGTAGTACTCGATGCCGTTGCGCGCATAGGCGTCGGCCCAGGCCCAGTCGAAGACATACTCGCCATAGGAATGCGCCTTGGCATAGAGCGGCATGGCGGCGGCCAGCCGCTCCGGGCGGCCCGCCGCCGACGGCGCCCATAACGTCAGGTAGCGCGGATGCCATCCGGTCTCGGCGCAGGCGCTGCCGCTGACGTGCAGCGCGTGCAGGAAGGCGTGCCTGAGGAAGGGCGTGGCGTCGGCGTGGCGGCCCACCAGGGCGTCCCAGGCCGCGGCATCGACCTGGCCCAGGTCGGAGACGATCTCGGTACGGTACTCCGGGGCGGCATCGCCCGCTTCGCTGCGCGTTTGCCGTGCCGGCTGGCCTTGCCCGGGCACGCATGATTCAGACTGCATTGCACCAGTTCCCTTTGTGGACCGGTCGAGTCTACCGGAAACCCCGCGCCGGGGTGGCACGCGGCAGGCGGGGGGCCGGCGTCGTAAAATGGAGCGTCCTGGTCAATAGTGCTTTCCCAGGCATCCATGGATGCACCGGGCGATCCGCACGCTTGCGGCTGGTCCCACGGGCCGCCGCACGACTCCCCAATACCAAGGCCCGATATGAAAAACCTGTTTTTCAACCTGTATTCGCACGGCTTTGCGCGCGTCGCGGTGGGCGTGCCGGTCTGCCGCGTCGCCGACCCGGCCTTCAACGCCAACGAGACCATTGCCCTGGCGACGCAGGCGGCGCAGCGCGGCGCCGTGCTGGTCGCGTTCCCGGAACTGGGGCTGTCGGCCTATACCTGCGACGACCTGTTCCACCAGCGCGCGCTGCTGGATGCCTGCCAGGCGGCGCTGGCGACCATCGTCGAAGCCTCGCGCAAGCTGCCGGTGGCGCTGGTGGTGGGCATGCCGCTGCGGGTCGAGCACCAGCTGTTCAACTGCGCCGTGGTGGTGGCGCGCGGGCGCATCCAGGGCGTGGTGCCCAAGACCTACCTGCCCAACTACTGGGAGTTCTACGAGGCGCGCCAGTTCAGCGCCGCCGACAACGCCGCGGTCGATTCGATCGAGCTGCTGGGCCAACAGGTGCCGTTCGGCGCCGGCCTGCTGTTCGACATCGAGGACATCCCCGACTTCCGCTTCCACGCCGAAATCTGCGAGGACGTATGGGTGCCGATCCCGCCGTCGTCGTTCGCGGCGCTGGCCGGGGCTACGGTGCTGGTCAACCTGTCGGCATCGAATATCGTGGTCGGCAAGTCGGGCTACCGGCACCAGCTGGTGTCGCAGCAGTCGGCGCGCTGCCTGGCGGCCTACCTGTACACCTCGGCCGGCAAGGGCGAGTCGTCCACCGACCTGGCCTGGGACGGCCAGGCGCTGATCTGCGAGAACGGCGAGCTGCTGGCCGAGTCCGAGCGCTTTGCCGACACCTCGCACCTGCTGTTCGCCGATATCGACGTCGAGCGGCTCTCGCGCGAGCGCATGCACCAGGTGACCTTCGGCCACTCGGTGCGGCGGCACAAGGCCGAGGTGGACCAGTTCCGCGTCGTGCGCTTCCCGCTCGACCTGACGCTGGAAAAGTCGCTGCCGCTGGAGCGCAACGTGGCGCGCTTCCCGTACGTGCCGGCGGATCCGCGCCAGCGCGACGAACGCTGCATGGAGGTCTACAACATCCAGGTGCAGGCGCTGGTGCAGCGGCTGTCCGCAAGCAAGATCAGCAAGGTGGTGATCGGCGTCTCGGGCGGGCTCGATTCCACCCACGCGCTGCTGGTCTGCGCCAAGGCGATGGACCGGCTGGGCCTGCCGCGCGCCAATATCCTCGCGTACACCATGCCCGGCTTTGCCACCAGCGGCCGCACGCTGCAGCAGGCGCGCCAGCTGATGCAGGTGGTCGGCTGCACCGCCACCGAGATCGATATCCGGCCATCGTGCCTGGCGATGCTGAAGGACCTGGGCCACCCCTATGCCGCCGGCGAAAAGGTCTACGACGTGACCTTCGAGAATGTGCAGGCGGGCGAGCGCACCAACCACCTGTTCCGGCTGGCCAACTACAACCATGCCATCGTGATCGGCACCGGCGACCTGAGCGAGCTGGCGCTGGGCTGGTGCACCTATGGCGTGGGCGACCACATGTCGCACTACAACGTCAACGCGAGCGTGCCGAAGACGCTGATCTCGCACCTGGTGCGCTGGGTCGCCGAGACCGGGCAGGTCGGCGCGGGCGGCTCGGACGTGCTGCTGGCGGTGCTCGACACCGACATCAGCCCCGAGCTGGTCCCCGGCGACAGCAACCACGGCCCCGAGCAGAAGACCGAAAGCACCATCGGCCCGTACGAGCTGCAGGACTTCAACCTCTACTACACGCTGCGCTTTGGCTTTACCCCGTCCAAGATCGCCTTCCTGGCACTGCATGCCTGGGGCGACCGCGAGCGCGGCATCTGGCCCAACGGCCCGCACGTGGCGCGCAACCAGTACGGCCTGCCCGACATCAAGCGCAACCTGGCGATCTTCCTGGACCGCTTCTTCCGCACCAGCCAGTTCAAGCGCTCGTGCGTGCCGAATGCGCCCAAGGTGGGGTCGGGCGGCTCGTTGTCGCCACGCGGCGACTGGCGTGCGCCCAGCGACTCGGAGTCGGTGGTGTGGCTCGCGGACCTGGAGAAGGTGCCGGATTGAGCGCCGCGGTCGGCGGACATGGTGCTGGAGTGCGGCGTTGTGCACAGGTTCTCCAGTGCCTGTCCCCAGGGTTATCCACAGGCGCGGACGGCTCCGGATGCACGCTTGGCCACGCAACCGCCGCGCCGCATGTGCCGCAGGCAAAAATGCAAGCGCCCAAGGGCTGTTAAAATGCCCTCCGGAGAGCGCCGCGTCCGCGGCGATGCGCCGCCAGGCGCGTGAACAAACGATAAACAGGGGCCAGTCATGAAGCAGATTACCGCCATCATCAAACCGTTCAAGCTCGACGAGGTGCGTGAAGCCCTGGCTGATGTCGGCGTGACCGGGCTGACGGTGACCGAAGTAAAGGGATTTGGCCGCCAGAAAGGGCATACCGAGCTGTACCGCGGCGCCGAGTACGTGGTCGACTTCCTGCCCAAGATCAAGATCGAAGTGGTGGTGGCCGAGAACCAGCTCGACACCGTGCTGGACGCCATCGTCAAGGCCGCCCACACCGGCAAGATCGGCGACGGCAAGATCTTCGTCACCGAGATCGAGCGCGTGATCCGCATCCGCACTGGCGAGCAGGACGAAGCCGCCGTCTGAGCCATCGGCCAGCTCAGCGAGACGCCGCCTTGCAGGGCGGCGTTTTCATTGGTGCGTGCGCGCCGGCCGCCAGCTCAGCTCGGCAGCTTCCAGCCATAGCGCACCGAGACCAGGCGCATGGCGATGATCGCCAGCGCGCCGGTCAGCAGCGCCGCCTCCTGCTGTACCTCGACCCAGGTCAGTCCGATATAGATCCAGCAGCCGATGAACGAGCAGGTGGCATAGGGCGAGCGGTCACGCAGGATCATCGGCACTTCATTGCACAGCACGTCGCGCACCACGCCGCCGAACACGGCGGAGATGATGCCCATCATGACCGCCACGGTGGGAGTCATCTGCGCCACCAGCGCCAGCGAGGCGCCGGTCACCGAGAACAGGCCCAGCCCGATGGCGTCGGCCACGATCATGGCCCGGTCCGAAGCCACGCGGCTGACCACGCGCAGCACGAACGACGCGCCGAACGACATCACGAAGATCAGCAGCACATAGCCTTCATGGTCGACCCAGTAGAACGGGCGCCGGTCGAGCAGCACGTCGCGCACGGTGCCGCCGCCGAAGGCGGTGGCAAAGGCCACCACGAAGGTGCCGACCACGTCCAGGCGCTGCTTGCGCGCATCGACTACCCCCGAGACCGCGAAGGCGAGCACGCCGATCACCTCCATGATGTGGAGGATCAGGGGCAGCGGCCCCATCAGCAACGCGAGCGGAACGTGCATCCGGGCGTGTCGTCAGGCGCGCGGCTGGCGCAGCAGCACCATCAGCGCGCCGGCGCCGCCTTCGGCTTCGCGCGCCTGCACGAAGGCCAGCACTTCCTCCTTCTGCACCAGCCAGCTGCGCACCTTGCCCTTGAGCACCGGCAGCTTGTCGGGCGAACCCAGGCCCTTGCCGTGGATCACGCGCACGCAGCGCACGCCGTTGCGCACCGAGCGGCGCAGGAACTCGGCCAGCGCCTCGCGCGCCTCGTCGCTGCGCAGGCCGTGCAGGTCGACCTTGTCCTGCGGCACCCATTCGCCGCGGCGCAGCTTGCGCACCACGTCCATGCCGATGCCAGGCCGGCGGAATGACAGCGTCTCGTCGGTTTCGAGCAGGCTTTCCACATCGAATTCGTCGGAGAGGGACGCCTGCAGCACCGCCTGGTCGTTGCGCTGGGATTGCACCGGCACGGGGGCGGGCTTGCTGGGGGGATGGTGGGCGCGGTTGCGGTCGCGCAGCTGGCTGACCTGGCCCACGCTGGTGCGAAAGACGTCGGCCTCGGCGCGGGCGCGCGCGGCCGCCTGCTCGGCGGCGAGGCGCTCGGCCTCGCGGCGCTCGGTCTCGGCCTTGAGGGTGTCGCGCAGCCTGGCAAGGTCGTTCAGGCCGAGGCGTTGGGGCGGTCGGTCGGGTTTGCGGGCGCCGTGCGTCATTGAAAAAATCTCCGGAGGCTCGGCGCCGATTATATCGACTGGCGGGGCCGCGGGCGGGCCCGTGCCCGGGTGACGCGCCGGCGGCGGCAATGGCCGCCGGCGGGGGGCTTACTTCAGGGCTTCGACGAAGCGCTGCGCGTCCAGCGCGGCCATGCAGCCGGTGCCGGCGCTGGTGATGGCCTGGCGGTAGACGTGGTCCTGCACGTCGCCGGCGGCGAACACGCCCGGCACGCTGGTGGCCGTGGCGTCGCCCTGCAGGCCCGACTTGGTCACCAGGTAGCCGTTCTCCATGGCCAGCTGGCCGGTGAACAGGTCGGTGTTGGGCTTGTGGCCGATGGCGATGAAGACGCCGGCCAGCTTCAGCTCTTCGGTCTGACCGGTCTTGGTGCCGCGCACGCGGATGCCGGTAACGCCGGACTCGTCGCCCAGCACTTCGTCCAGCACGCTGTCGTAGCGGATCACCACGCGGCCTTCCTTTTCACGCTGCAGCAGGCGGTCGACCAGGATCGGTTCGGCGCGGAAGCTGTCGCGGCGGTGGATCACGGTGACCTTGCTGGCGATATGCGACAGGTACAGCGCTTCTTCCACGGCGGTATTGCCGCCGCCGACCACGGCCACTTCCTGGTTCTTGTAGAAGAAGCCGTCGCAGGTGGCGCAGGCGGACACGCCGCGGCCCATGAAGGATTCCTCGGACGGCAGGCCCAGGTACTGGGCCGAGGCGCCGGTGGCGATGATCAGCGCGTCGCAGGTGTACTCGCCGGCGTCGCCGATCAGCGTGAAGGGGCGGGCCGGCTTGCCGTGCTCGTCCACCAGCTTCGCGGTATGGATGTGATCGAAGATGATTTCGGTCTTGAATTCCTCGGCGTGCGCCAGCAGGCGCTGCATCAGCTCGGGGCCCTGGACACCCTTGGCATCGCCCGGCCAGTTCTCGACGTCGGTGGTGGTCATCAGCTGGCCGCCCTGGGCCAGGCCGGTGATCAGCACCGGTTCCAGGTTGGCGCGGGCCGCGTAGACCGCGGCGGTGTAGCCGGCGGGACCGGAACCGAGAATCAGCACTTTTGCGTGTTTTGCCATGATGCGTTCCTGTGGCCGGTGCGGCATGGTGCCCACCGGCATTGCTCGAAAGCGACATTATAAGAGGAGCCGCATTTGCTCACTGTTGCAAATTCCAATGGGTGCGATAGTGTCGGGCCACGTTAAAATGGCCGCCACGATGCCTGCCAGTCACCTGCCGAGTGACCGCCGGGCGCTGGCGGCATCGGTCCGAAACCCTCCGGAATCCCCTAACACGCGAGTTTCAACCAGGCATGGCCCGAGCTACCACGACCACCCGCACCGATCCCTCAGCCTTGCCATCCCGCATCGGCAAACTGCTGGGCGAAGTCCGCTGGTTCCTGCTGCTGGCTGTCACGCTCGGTTTCCTGTGCGTGCTGGCCAGCTACAGCAAGACCGACCCGGGCTGGTCCCATGCCAACCAGGTGGCCGATATCCATAACCTGGGCGGCCGCGTCGGCGCCTGGGTGGCGGATGTGCTGTTCTTCATCTTCGGTTTTTCCGCCTACTGGCTGGCGGTGCTGCTGGTGCGCCGCTGCTGGCGCGGCTGGCGCACGCTGACCGCCGAGCTGCCGGAACGCACCGACCACAGCCTGCACCGCCAGGGCGTTACCGTCAGCTGGATCGGCTTTGTGCTGACCCTGTTCTCCAGCATGGGCCTGGAGGCGATCCGCATGTATCCGCTGCGCGCCGCGCTGCCGCGCGCCCCCGGCGGCGTGCTGGGCGACCTGCTCGGCGGCTGGCTGCAGGTGGCGCTGGGCTTTACCGGCGCAACCCTGCTGCTGTTGCTGCTGCTGGCGATCGGGCTGTCGCTGTTCTTCCATTTCTCGTGGCTGACCGTGGCCGAGCAGATCGGCGGCTTTGTCGAAACCCTGTTCCTGGGCTTCAAGGCCCGCCGCGAGAGCAAGCAGGACCGCATCATCGGCGAGGCCGCCAAGACCGAGCGCAAGGAAACCGTCGAGGTGCAGCGCGTGCGCATCGAAGAGGCGGCGCCGGTGCAGATCGTGCGCCCTCAGGCGGTGCCCAAGCACGAGCGCGTCGAGCGCGAGAAGCAGCAGCCGCTGTTCGCCGACATCCAGGACTCGGACCTGCCGCCGCTGTCGCTGCTGGACCCGATCCCGCCGCACCAGGAGACCGTCAGCGCCG
The window above is part of the Cupriavidus taiwanensis LMG 19424 genome. Proteins encoded here:
- the trxB gene encoding thioredoxin-disulfide reductase yields the protein MAKHAKVLILGSGPAGYTAAVYAARANLEPVLITGLAQGGQLMTTTDVENWPGDAKGVQGPELMQRLLAHAEEFKTEIIFDHIHTAKLVDEHGKPARPFTLIGDAGEYTCDALIIATGASAQYLGLPSEESFMGRGVSACATCDGFFYKNQEVAVVGGGNTAVEEALYLSHIASKVTVIHRRDSFRAEPILVDRLLQREKEGRVVIRYDSVLDEVLGDESGVTGIRVRGTKTGQTEELKLAGVFIAIGHKPNTDLFTGQLAMENGYLVTKSGLQGDATATSVPGVFAAGDVQDHVYRQAITSAGTGCMAALDAQRFVEALK
- a CDS encoding SDR family oxidoreductase; translated protein: MRLANKVAIVTGGGSGFGEGIAHTFAREGANVVVADLREDAAERVAAAIRDAGGRARAVRADVSREADTEAMRDAALSVFGDVNIVVNNAGTTHRNKPILEITEDEFDRVYAVNVKSIYWSARAFIPHFRQRGGGVFVNIASTAGIRPRPGLVWYNGSKGAVITASKAMAAELGPDNIRVNCVNPVIGATALLEEFMGMPDTPENRARFLATIPMGRMSTPQDVANACLYLASDEAAFITGTCIEVDGGRCV
- a CDS encoding GNAT family N-acetyltransferase; its protein translation is MQSESCVPGQGQPARQTRSEAGDAAPEYRTEIVSDLGQVDAAAWDALVGRHADATPFLRHAFLHALHVSGSACAETGWHPRYLTLWAPSAAGRPERLAAAMPLYAKAHSYGEYVFDWAWADAYARNGIEYYPKWLAAIPFTPVRGARLLAEDAHARRLLLQVALALAAESQMSSLHILFPDEAEAALMEQAGMLMRHGVQFHWTNDGYGSFDDFLATLSQKKRKNIRAERRQVAQAGITFRRLRGAEIDDAAWKFFNRCYRQTYREHHSTPYLNLDFFRRIGAAMPQHLLLVIAERAGQPIASSLVVYDAAPEVSTLYGRYWGALEYHPCLHFETAYYQPLEFCIEHGIGTFEGGAQGEHKMARGFLPVPTRSAHWLAHPAFADAVERFLARERQGIDAYLDELGERNPFARA
- a CDS encoding NAD(+) synthase encodes the protein MKNLFFNLYSHGFARVAVGVPVCRVADPAFNANETIALATQAAQRGAVLVAFPELGLSAYTCDDLFHQRALLDACQAALATIVEASRKLPVALVVGMPLRVEHQLFNCAVVVARGRIQGVVPKTYLPNYWEFYEARQFSAADNAAVDSIELLGQQVPFGAGLLFDIEDIPDFRFHAEICEDVWVPIPPSSFAALAGATVLVNLSASNIVVGKSGYRHQLVSQQSARCLAAYLYTSAGKGESSTDLAWDGQALICENGELLAESERFADTSHLLFADIDVERLSRERMHQVTFGHSVRRHKAEVDQFRVVRFPLDLTLEKSLPLERNVARFPYVPADPRQRDERCMEVYNIQVQALVQRLSASKISKVVIGVSGGLDSTHALLVCAKAMDRLGLPRANILAYTMPGFATSGRTLQQARQLMQVVGCTATEIDIRPSCLAMLKDLGHPYAAGEKVYDVTFENVQAGERTNHLFRLANYNHAIVIGTGDLSELALGWCTYGVGDHMSHYNVNASVPKTLISHLVRWVAETGQVGAGGSDVLLAVLDTDISPELVPGDSNHGPEQKTESTIGPYELQDFNLYYTLRFGFTPSKIAFLALHAWGDRERGIWPNGPHVARNQYGLPDIKRNLAIFLDRFFRTSQFKRSCVPNAPKVGSGGSLSPRGDWRAPSDSESVVWLADLEKVPD
- the glnK gene encoding P-II family nitrogen regulator; protein product: MKQITAIIKPFKLDEVREALADVGVTGLTVTEVKGFGRQKGHTELYRGAEYVVDFLPKIKIEVVVAENQLDTVLDAIVKAAHTGKIGDGKIFVTEIERVIRIRTGEQDEAAV
- a CDS encoding trimeric intracellular cation channel family protein yields the protein MHVPLALLMGPLPLILHIMEVIGVLAFAVSGVVDARKQRLDVVGTFVVAFATAFGGGTVRDVLLDRRPFYWVDHEGYVLLIFVMSFGASFVLRVVSRVASDRAMIVADAIGLGLFSVTGASLALVAQMTPTVAVMMGIISAVFGGVVRDVLCNEVPMILRDRSPYATCSFIGCWIYIGLTWVEVQQEAALLTGALAIIAMRLVSVRYGWKLPS
- a CDS encoding Smr/MutS family protein, yielding MTHGARKPDRPPQRLGLNDLARLRDTLKAETERREAERLAAEQAAARARAEADVFRTSVGQVSQLRDRNRAHHPPSKPAPVPVQSQRNDQAVLQASLSDEFDVESLLETDETLSFRRPGIGMDVVRKLRRGEWVPQDKVDLHGLRSDEAREALAEFLRRSVRNGVRCVRVIHGKGLGSPDKLPVLKGKVRSWLVQKEEVLAFVQAREAEGGAGALMVLLRQPRA
- a CDS encoding cytochrome b is translated as MHPVTEIQASPQTLPSLRRYDRLAVSFHWAVFVLVALAYAAIELKGSFAKGTPPRALAMAVHEWAGALVLVLAVPRLLWRLLRGAPAPEPGARWMQRAGAAMHWVLYLFILAQPLLGLLAMNAGGHLLALPALGIEVPALVAPDPALKDSVKEIHETLGTAFYLVIGLHAMAALFHHYMLGDGTLRRMWR
- the ppa gene encoding inorganic diphosphatase; its protein translation is MSFNLVSPGKDIPNDFNVIIEISAQSDPVKYEADKETGLLFVDRFIGTGMRYPANYGYIPQTLSGDGDPVDVLVLSPFPILAGAVVRCRALGMLKMTDESGVDAKLVAVPVDKLSPATAYMKGLSDVPQNLLDQIKHFFEHYKALEAGKWVKVEGWAGIEEAHKEITDGVANYKK
- a CDS encoding aldehyde dehydrogenase family protein, which translates into the protein MHAQHFVANRLIAPDNGLRIKVFDPSNGEPFAEIARGNATDINVAVHAARQAADGAWGQMAPAERVRLLNRVAVALIAHEEELAALEARDTGKPLRQARADARAVARYFEFYAGAVDKLHGQTIPYNPGYTVLTVREPHGVTGHIIPWNYPLQIFGRSVGAALAAGNACVVKPAEDACLSLLRVAEIAAEAGLPEGALNIITGYGHEAGAALARHPGIQHISFTGSPQTGKLVSQLAAENHVPVTLELGGKSPQIVFADADLDALVPVVVNGIVQNAGQTCSAGSRLLVERPVYDLLLDRLASVFESLRVGPSELDLECGPLISRKQQQRVWDFVSDAQHAGVAVMAQGQIVGEAPEAGYYQVPMLFRDVPPAHRLAQEEVFGPLLAAMPFDTEAEAIALANGTPYGLVAGVWTRDGGRQLRLAHKLRAGQVFINNYGAGGGVELPFGGSGQSGYGREKGFEALYGFTTLKTIAIQHG